The window TAGGATTTAAACTTGAAATCACTGGGACATCTCTCTTTCAAAATCTTACCTATTAGCTTGTCAAAGGAGAGGAGAAAAGGCATTAAATTGTGTAACTATTGGGTAATTGGACGAAATGTAAATATATGTTCAAGAGAAAAAAGCACATCAAATATCAACAAGGGATTTATTGTTTCTGCGCCGAGGGTCTTCCGAAAACAATCTCTCTATCCcttcgggtaggggtaaggtctgcgtatattctaccctccccagaccccactaatgggAGTTCTACAGGGTGATTGTTGTAATTATCAGCAAGGGTTATGATGCGTTGGATAGGATCCCTCCACCCTTATCTAAAGATCTCGGATTCAGGCCTTTGGGTAAAAAAATCTGGTTAGGGAGCGGTTCCCCCTTAAATGCCTTACACCAGGAGCGGATTTATAGCCCAATCATGGGGCACGTGAACCTATGGTCTCACCGTCAAATTAACTAGGTATTTTATGTACCTAGTTTTTAGAACTAGTATAATATTATCTGTTGGCACCCATGCTCCAATAAGATTGAATGATGCGCTTGGCTGAGTATTGGATTATTTACCTTGAGGACAAGGATCTATTCCCACTTAATAATTTTTTTCCTACTCTTTTTAATAATGTACTCATATTCAAGAATTCCTAGATCCGCTTTTGTCTTATATGGCGCAAATTCAGATTAGTGGGGGTCGTAACACGGATACTGGACCCCAAATGGAAAAcccaaaaaaaggaaagaaaagtacAAAGTTGACCAACTAAATCTGTAGCACATTCCTGGAGGATGAATTAGAAGAATGAAAGCAATAAGCAGATAAAGTATATCGTTTACTTATGAAAGTGCTTCATATGCACTTACCACGCTTCATGTTTTTCCGTAGCATAAATGGTTATTAAAGTTGTTGAATATCCTCTTGTTATGAATGATATTTCAATTTTTCCTCCTTTGTTTCATTGTTCTTaaatatatttgttttttttatgtcAAGAAGCTTCAGCTATGGCGATTActgaataaaaagaagaagaaaggaaaagaagcagAAGCAAGCTGTTACTTCAATATACTGAGAAAATATTCACTGTTACATTGAGCTAAGACTAAGCTACTGTTTATACACTTTGTTAGTTGTAACTAACCTAACTACTCACTATAGTAAAGTATAAGACTAACTACTCTACTAACTGTGGTTAGTTAAATAGGTGGGGGCTACATCtctcaacactccccctcaagctaaGGGATGAAATACATTCTTCATTCCCAGCTTACTTAGTAAGTAGTCATGTTATGGCTTGCACAAGGCCTTTGTCAACACATCTGCAAGTTGTTCTGTTGTACCCACATGCTGAGTTAGAATAAGCTTTTGTACAAGTTTTTCCCTTACAAAATGACAGTTAATATCTATGTGTTTAGTTCGTTCATGAAAATTAGGATGTGCAGCAATTTGGATTGGTGCCTTGCTGCCATAGTGTAGAGGCACAGGCAAAGTAATGTCCACTGCTAACTCTTTGAAAAGTCCAACCAACCACACAATTTCAGCTATTGTGGTTGCCATGCTCCTGAACTCTACTTCAACTGAGTTTCTTGTACTGACCCTTGTTTCTTTGACTTCCAAGAAACCACTACATTTCCAAATTTAACCACATACCCTGTGACTGACTTTCTTGACTCAACACAAGCTCCCCAATATGAATCACAATAGGCTACTAGATTGTTGCACCTTCCTATTGGCATGAACAGACCCAGTCCAGGTGTAGACTTAATATATCTTACTACTCTTTTGGTAGCTTCCATGTGAGAGATCTTAGGTGCATGCATATACTGACTGAGTACCTGAACAACAAAGGCTATATATGGTCTTGTCATTGTTAGGTACAAAAGCCTTCCAACTAGTCTTTGATAATTTTCCTTCTCTTCAAGTTGCATATCTTCAGAGTCACTCTTTCCCACTATTTGATCAAACTCAATAGAGGTAAGTTTGTGATTGAACTCAAGAGGTGTATAGGTTGTTTTCCCTCCTGCTAAGTCAAGCTCAGACACCAATTCTAGGGCATATTTTCTTTGACACATTAAGATACCCTTTTGAGACCTTGAGAACTCAATGCCAAGGAAATACTTTAGCTCCCCTAGATCCTTCATTTTAAATTTCTCCTGCAAATCTTTTCTGACTTGCTGAATAAGAAGTATGTTGCTACCAGTTACCAACAAATCATCCACATAGACTAGAATGACTACAAGATCAACTCCTATTCTTTTGGTGAAGAGGGAATAGTCATAGTGGCTTTGAGTAAAATTCATGTTTAGGAGTGCCTCTGTTAGCTTAAGATTCCACTGTCTGGGGGAttacttcaaaccatacaaagacttaTGCAGCTTACAAACCTTTTTAGTCTCCCCCTGGATTGAAAAGCCATCAGGAACTTGCATAtagacctcctcctgaaggtcacCTTGCAGGAATGCATTATGGACATCCATCTGAAAAATGTACCAACCTGATGCAGCAGCTAGAGCAACCACAGCCCTTACTGTGACTTTCTTGGCCACATGAGAGAATGTCTCTGTATAGTCCAGGCCTTCTTGTTGACTATAACCTTTGGCTACTAGTCTAGCCTTATATCTTTCCACCTCACCATTAGACTTGTACTTAACTTTGAAAACCCACTTGCACCCTATAGGAACCTTTCCTTGAGGCAGATCAACCAAGGATCGAGTGTTATTGTCTTGTAATGCTAAAATCTCAGCCTgcatagcttcaacccacttgggaTCAGCACTTGCCTCCTTGAATGTGCTAGGCTCAACAATAGCAGAATATACAGTAAGAGAAGCCCTGTACTCTGGAGAGAGTTGACTGTAAGAGACATGTTGTGATACAGGATAGGGACAAGTGGATTTTTTGGGCTGAACTACATAATCAGTTAGCCATATATGGGGTTTTGAAGGCCTAGAGGATCTTTTGAGACCTTCATGAGAGACTGAGGGTGCAGAAGTAGGAATAATAGGAGTTGGTTCAGAATTGTCAGCATATATAGGACTAGAAGAAGAAGACTGATGGTGGGCATCAGAAGTAGGTAAATTTGTAGGATGATTGGTACCCCTATCAATTGATGCATCTATGAACTCTAGTATAGGAAATAAGGGAGAAGTTTGAAGTTGCATGTGTTTAAAGGGAAATATGTCTTCTTTGAAAACAATATCTCTACTAACAAAGAAGCCTTTGGAATGTAAATCATAGAGAATGTATCCCTTTTGAGAAGATGAGTATCCCATGTGAACTGCTGGAACTGCCCTGGGACTGAATTTATCCACTTTCTGCACTTATGTGGCATAACATAAGCTACCAAACACTCTAAGATGTTGTAGAGAATGTATCTTCTAAAATAGTGCTTCAAAATGAGACTTTCCTCGAAGAAGGCCAATGGGTAATCTATTCAGTAGATATACTACTGTAGACATACACTCACCCCAAAATATCAGGGGCATAAAGGCTTGAAACTTGAGAGCTCTAGCCATATCTAATATACTTTTATGCCTTCTCTCTACCaccccattttgttggggtgtATATACACAAGAACTCTGATGAAGAATTCCCAGACTTTGCAACAGATGTTGAACTTGATCATTCACAAATTCAGTGTCGTTGTCAGTTCTGAGGCGCTTAACTGCAGTTTTAAATTGATTTGACACCATTGTAAGGAGGTTCTTTAAAACTACTATTGTGTCTGCCTTAGTAGTTAAAAGAAATATCCAGATATATTTAGAGAAATCATCCACCAAGGTTAAAAAGTATCTCTTACCATCATGAGTAGGTAATCTATATGGACACCAAACATCTGCATGAACAAGATCAAGCATAGAAGTAGAGCAAGAGGTTCTAAGAGGAAAAGGTAGTCTTGGTTTCTTTGCAATAGGACACACAGTACAATGTTGATGCTCAGTTCTAAGCAAACCTTGAAGGTTATGTAGTTTTTGTAGTACCTTTAGAGGAGCATGTCCTAATCTTCTATGCCACAAAGAAGAATCATTACATGAACTTGTATTATTCTGACTACCAGTCTTATTTGTACTAACAATGGTATTTACACTTGGTGATATATGATGATCAGGAGTTTGTCTGTCTGCAACCTTGAGGATGTAGAGTCCAAGTTCTTCTCTACCAATCCCCAGTTCTTTCtcgctgaagagttcctgagagACACAAAAGTTAGGAAAGAATGCCACTAAACACCTTAGCTCTCTTGTAATCTTAGACACCGAAAGTAAGTTATACTTCAAATCTAGAATGTGAAGTATATTCTGAATTTTCTTATTTCTGAAGAAATAACAGATTCCGGTATGTGTAATAGAAGCTTGTTCTCCAGTAGGCAATTGGACTTTATTTTTATCCTTCTCTAATACTTCTTCATAAGAGTCCAACAGATTTAGACTATGCACCATGTGATTAGAAGCTCATGTGTCTACTATCCAATTATGATCCACCAAAGTAGACATAAAGGCATGCAGTATACCTGTTGTCCCTTCAGTAGCTAAGTTGGTAACAGGTTCAATCTCTTTGCCCTTGTTCTGCATCTGTAGAATTTGCTGATATTGTTCTGGAGTAAAGAACTGAGCTAGAGCAGGGCAGTTGAGTTGATTGCCTTATGTCTCTGAATGTAGATTTCCATAACTGTTCTCCATATGATTCAGATTGATGTTCACATTGTTTTCCTGAGCATTGAAAGATCCTCCTCTTCTCTTACTCTTGAAATCACTAGGATATCCATGAAGCTTGAAATAGTTTACCTTTGTATGACCTTTACACTTACAATAGTCACATTGAACTGTTGacttgttgaagaaatccttaGGTTTGTAACCTCCAGAGTAGTTTGTGTTGGTGTAGCCTCTAGGATTATTATATCCTCCATTATGACCACTATTATGAGCTCTATTACTCATCactgcagtagcttcattgttaTCATTAGCACTATTCACACATTTTTTAGTAATCCTTTGACTTTCTACATTAATTATCATGGCATAAGCTTGGTTTAAATTGGGTAAAGGTCTAGTCATAAACACCTGATTTTTAGCATTCTCATAGGAATCATGGAGACCTGTCAGAAACTGATAAAGCTTTTGAAGTTGATAGTGTTCTACATATTTCTTCGATTCAGGACAACCACATGAAGGTGGTGGAGTAAGTGTTTCATACTCATCCCACAGTTCTCTCAAACGAGAGAAATATACAGACACAGGACACTCCTTGTGTCAAAGTAGCAATTTCTTTATGTAGATAAGCAGCTCTAGATGCATTTACTTTGTCAAATCGTTCCCTTAGATCCTCCCAAACAGCATAAGCATCAGAGGCATAGATGACAGTGCTAATCAAATTTGATGCTACAGTATTCATAAACCATGCTAACACTATTGCATTATACCTATCCCACAGATCATGAAGGCTAACATCATAGTTACTCTTTTTGCAGGTGCCTAAGACAAAACCTAATTTGTTTTTACCATTCAACACAATTTTCAACGATCTACTTCAAACAGAGTAATTTTCAGAATCTTGTAACTGGATAGAGATAAAAATAGAACCTTGAGTATCAGATGGGTGGATATACAGAGGATGATGATGATCAACTTGATCAACTGGATTTGCGATGGTCTGATTATCAGCAACTTCTTCATTGGCCAGCATTGTTGTAGacatttgaaggaaaatattctAGAAATCTGAGATTGAATAGTAATGCAGCAATTGACTGTCAATTGAGGCTCAATCGAACAAATCTCAAACCCTTAGCTTGCGAGGAATGAGATCCAGATTGAGAATTAGCTCAATTGATCAGATCTACTTAGGAGATTGATTCAATTAGATCCGTCACAGCTAAGCTACCACTCGTTTAAccgtgctctgataccatgtcaagAAGCTTCAGCTATGATGGTTACTGAATGAGAAGcagaagaaaggaaaagaaacagaAGCAAGTTGTTACTTGAATATGCTGAGAAAATATTTATTGTTACATTGAGCTAAGACTAAGCTACTGTTTATATACTTTATTAGTTGTAACTAACCTAACTACTCACTATAGTAAAGTATAAGACTAACTACTCTACTAACTGTGGTTAGTTAAATAGGTGGCGGCTACATCTCTCAACATTTTAACTTTACATGTTCTATAGAATATTTGAAGTTActctttcttttctatatttcttTAGTGCATTGAGGAATATGGGTTACAAATATAAGTAAATGATAGTTTTCCAATTTTCGTTGCATGTACCTGTCTAAAGATGAActtaaattgtttaataaaagctgcatatttttgtgtggatATATCAATTTGGTTATGGTTTTTCCTTTTAATAGATTGATAGTTTATTAATTTGCGCCCAATAATGTACAAAATACTTAATCGAATTGAATACTATACATCAtgaatttcgaaagaaaatatatagtttgtttcTTCCCACACCGAATAAGAGCAGTTATTTTCATTCATGTATAAGTGACCATGAGACAATGCGGATTGCCGAGCTCAGTAACTTGGGCTTGTAACCCAAGTGGGGGGCAACAATATGGTGGGCTAATTTCTGGCCTGCCCTATCCAAGCTCAGAGTTGGGTCACGTGGCCCAAGCGTAGGCATGGCCGCATGGGCTGTTGGACCCCTAAAGTGGGGCGGACCGCGTGAGGATGGTTTTACAAAGCAACGAACAGTCCTTGCTCTGTgcgggcatttgcatctatactcgcTTTTCGTGTCATGTTTTAACATGTGTCCGCTTTGCAAAACAAATTACAAGCGTatccgctttttcgcataacttcagcattttagtagccgggcctgaagttcagttTTGTAACCGTAAAatttcagctctaaagctgaagtttttgttttgtaagagagctgaagtttttgtctttgtaaccgggaaacttcagctctagagctgaagtttttgtctttgtaatCGAGAAACTTCAGCTATAGAGTGTTCAATATAGTAACATGCATAACATTTTGTCCATTGCTgttaagcatttttgagcaatCTGGGCAGCTTTAATAGCTCATTTACCATGATTTCATCGCCCTCACTGGTTGCAGTGTGCATTGATGTCGTCCAATCATATTCACTACCTGCTGGAAGGTATGCTAAGGATTTCTTCAACTACGGCATATCAGAAACTACTTCTTTCAATCCTATACTAAACTATTGCACCTTttagcaaaaacaaaaaaaacaaaaaaaaaatatattgcacCAGCAGATCATCTTTTTCTAGGGTATTAGATTAGTAGACTAGATAGAAAAtagcagcagaagaaagaagaagaataagaagaagaaaatgaaggaggagaaggaggaggagaaaatgATGGTTTTACAGAGCAACGAACAATCCCTGCTCTGTgcgggcatttgcatctatacccgcttttcgtgttacgttttaacttgtgtccgctttgcaaaaCAAATTACAAGCTTatccgctttttcgcataacttcagcatacggggctgaagtaacaaaagcaatcacgcaaacttcagcattttagtagtcgggcctgaagttcagtTTTGTAATCGGAAAACTTCAACtttaaagctgaagtttttgttttgtaaccgggaaacttcagctctagagctgaagtttttgttttgtaaccggaaaacttcagctctagagctgtgTCTTTGTAAccgggaaacttcagctctagagctgaagtttttgtctttgtaatcgggaaacttcagctctagagctgaagtttttgtctttgTATTCGGGAAACTTCAGCTATAGAGTGTTCAATATAGCAACATGCATAGCATTTTGTCCATTGCAgttaagcatttttgagcaatCTGGGCAGCTTTAATAGCTCATTTACCATGATTTCATCGCCATCATTGGTTGCAGTGTGAATTGATGTCGTCCAATCATATTCACTACCTGCTGGAAGGTATGCTAAGGATTTCTTCAACTACGGCATATCAGAAACTACTTCTTTCAATCCTATACTGAACTATTGCACCTTTTagcaaaaaaaatacaaaaaaaaaatatatattgcaCCAGCAGATCATCTTTTTCTAGGGTATTAGATTAGTAGACTAGATAGAAAAtagcagcagaagaaagaagaagaaaatgaaggaggagaaggaggaggagaaaatgATGGTTTTacagagcaacgaacagtcccTGCTCTGTgcgggcatttgcatctatacccgtttttcgtgtcacgttttaacttatgTCCGCTTTGCAAAACAAATTACAAGCGTatccgctttttcgcataacttcagcatacggggctgaagtagcaaaagcaatcacgcaaaacttcagcattttagTAGCCGGGCCTGATGTTCAGTTTTGTAACcggaaaacttcagctctagagctgaagtttttgtctttgtaaccgggaaacttcagctctagagctgaagtttttgtgtttgtAATCGGGAAACTTCAGCTATAGAGTGTTCAATATAGCAACATGCATAGCATTTTGTCCATTGTTgttaagcatttttgagcaatCTGGGCAGCTTTAATAGCTCATTTACCATGATTTCATCGCCCTCATTGGTTGCAGTGTGAATTGATGTCGTCCAGTCATATTCACTACCTGCTGGAATGTATGCTAAGGATTTCTTCAACTACGGCATATCAGAAACTACTTCTTTCAATCCTATACTGAACTATTGCACCttttaataaaaacaaaaaatatatatattgcacCAGCAGATCATCTTTTTCTAGGGTATTAGATTAGTAGACTAGATAGAAAATAGcaacagaagaaagaagaagaagaaaatgaaggaggagaaggaggaagaaaaaggaggctgaagttatttaaaaagtgggtacaagttaaaagttttaaaaaaaataagtatagattaaatgggggcgaccaaataggacgccccgtgcaatttctacgctctgtgcagtggaaggataacgggccGGTGCCCTTCAggtccaataaatgccaaatggGCTGCTCCAATTAAACCGCCACTTTTTGGCCCATCTACCATTACTTAGCTAAAAGTGATCTTTGTTTTGGTTATTGTTGTTAAAAAGAACGTAAAAATTCTGCCGTAATTAAAACAACTTTTTGGCAGTTATAGTATTCGCACAGCTTTATCCAGTTTAACACTCTTAAATTTCATTTGTTTGGTTTTATTTGTATGCCTCAAAATTAACTACATGTGTAACTTTAGAAGCATATCACTTTTTAAAATTCAGTTAGAAACAATCGAAATGTATCTACGTGGCTTTTACCAAATAAGATCAATTTGTTTAAGGTGAAAAATCGTGAGTGGGAAGAGCTTTGAGACAAAAATAAAGGATGTTGTTTAACTTAAAAATTAGTTTtagaataaataattaaatttgtattttAAGGCCActtacaaattaatttatttaaagtgcgtttttatgaaataaatagcaacaatctatatttatatctatatctatctatactatattaaaagcacgaaggcccttagcgaaatgtcgttcgctttttttaccctttaagaATTAATTttgcactagacaaaatagtcatttaactcattttcctaatatttaggacttgaaAATTAATTACTATATTTTAAGTATTAAATCATTCCTTATTTAAATTGGGTAAAAAATCCtaaaatttaggactttaaaatcaatttaacTTTTACCTTATATTAATCACTTAAAAAGAAATACCAACGTTTCCTTTCATTAACAAGAGATATATTACCTattatatattttcttaattctACAATATCAGTAAAATACTACTACCAATGAATTAATATGTTCCTAGCATAGATTATTGAAACTTAAAACTAACGGGTTTTTTTGTCTCAattataaataaacaaaaattgtAGTCCTTGGAGTATGAGTCAAGTAGTATAAGAAATAATTTATTGaatagaaaattaattatttcttaatatttaaaagttaaatgaattaaaattttatgcATTAAAAtctttcttatttgaattatgcagAAAGTTCTACCATTTACAACTTTAAAACTTTTTAGAGTTTACTTTATACAAATCTATGTTTAggagtttaaaattaattaaaattttacttattaatttttttcttatttaaattatgtaaaaagtccaaaacctttaaaaatattaagagtTTATTTTATGTAAATCTTACACTTAAAaacttatactatattaaaagcacaaaggccCTTGGCGAAAtgtgttcgtcttttttacccttttaaaactAGAGTTCACCCTAGACAAAAAAGTTATTTAATTATCTCCCTAAGATTGAGGACCTTTAAATTAACtaattttttgaagaatttaaaataaactaTATAACCATATTCTATTTACCAACGCCATATCTTTTAGACAAGATAATTACTTTCGCTGTCTTTTAATTTTGATACAAAGTTAGAAATATTCTAAGTCTATATGAACGAACAATATGTATCTtgattacaaaaaataaatattaccacCATGTAAGAAATAGACATATAGATTTCAAGGGGGAAAAAAGACTCAACCCGAGAAAAAAATCAGAACatattttaaatctttaaatctctttgttatataaaaataatttattttctacataaaatatttattttagaatGTTGACAAA of the Nicotiana tabacum cultivar K326 chromosome 7, ASM71507v2, whole genome shotgun sequence genome contains:
- the LOC142162044 gene encoding uncharacterized protein LOC142162044 gives rise to the protein MLANEEVADNQTIANPVDQVDHHHPLYIHPSDTQGFVLGTCKKSNYDVSLHDLWDRYNAIVLAWFMNTVASNLISTVIYASDAYAVWEDLRERFDKECPVSVYFSRLRELWDEYETLTPPPSCGCPESKKYVEHYQLQKLYQFLTGLHDSYENAKNQVFMTRPLPNLNQAYAMIINVESQRITKKCVNSANDNNEATAVMSNRAHNSGHNGGYNNPRGYTNTNYSGGYKPKDFFNKSTVQCDYCKCKGHTKVNYFKLHGYPSDFKSKRRGGSFNAQENNVNINLNHMENSYGNLHSET